In Aedes albopictus strain Foshan chromosome 3, AalbF5, whole genome shotgun sequence, the genomic window TTTTCTTTTTCAGTCATGTTTTGCTTTAATGTTTTTGACCAAAATATTTTAATTGCGTTTCACCCCATCTATTTTTTGCGCATCCACCACATACTACAAACAAAAAAGTCAAAGTTTGAACAACACTTTTTACTCGTCCCACGAAACAACATTCCCAAGGTTCGCAAACCCTTCGTCTTTCCTACTGTGGAAATAATCACCTCGGAGATATGTTTGAAACTGGCCGTCGAAGGACCGTTCGAGGCGGCCATTTTGTGTAATGTCATCAAAAATAAGATTCTACtacctatttttttattttatgtgaaagcGTTGATTTTATTGTGTGATTCGTCCTCGTGGGTGAGTAAGATGAATTATAAAGCAATGGTTATAATAATGTAGAACACAGCGATTAGAAGAACATGACGACCATGCACATCAGCGGACTAAATTGTAAGCAATACAGCAGAGATAGGCAAAACATCGTGCCATGAAGTAATCGTACGTTAAGATCAGCAGGGCTCCTTCCGATTCGATTAACCCTTCAGACTGCTCATTCCCGCACGCATTATCTCGTCCACAAGTAGCAGGTTACTGGCAATGACAGTGCAGGAGTTGAGGATTTGCTTCTTGACGATGTAGTTATCGAACACCCCAAGATCGACGGGTTTCATCGGTTCCCCTGTCGAAAGGTCCAGCCCAATGGGGTCCTCACTGAGACGACTTTCCTCCTGCAGGCGAACGATGGTGTCCTGGGCGTCGTAGCCGCTGTTGGTGGCCAGCACTTTCGGAATGACAAGCAGAGCATCGGCGTACGCCTGAATGGCCAGACGGGTTTTGCCCTTGACGTCCTTGGCGTAGTCCTTGAGCTTGTTGTGACAGCGGACTTCGAAGGCACCCGCCCCCGGAACGAGTTTCTTGTCCTCGACGGCATTGTTGATCGAACGGAGTCCATCGCGGACGGCATCCTTAATCTGGGTCAGAGTGTACTTGTTGGGTCCCTTCATCAGGATGGTTACCGAGAGTGGGTTCTTGCACTCCTCGACGAATGTGAACTTGTTCTCTCCGAGGACATGCTCGTAGACCAGACCGGCGAATCCCAGGCAGGACTCGTCCATGTTGTCGAACGAGTTCATGGCGATTCCACCGCAAGCCAAAGCCAGACGCTCCATGTTACGGCGCTTGGCACGACGCAGAGCCATGATTCCCTCCTTGGCCAGCATGTCCAGCGACATGGGATCAATACCCTTCTGGTTGATGACGACGAAGGTCTTGTCGGTTCCTTCGCACACCTTGCGCTTCAATTCGATGACCTTCTTGACACGCTCCTCGATGAATTCCCGCTCGGCCAGCACAAACTTCTCACGCTCCTCGGCGGTCTTGTAGAAGAATCCGGAATTAACCTCGCTCTTTTCGTACTCCATCGAAACGTTGCACGTCAGAATGAAGGCATTCTCCAGACGCTTCGGCATATCCGGATGCCGGGAACCGTGATCCATGACGATGCCCTTGACCAGCTGGGTGTCCGTGGCGGACTTGTGCTGCATCTCCATCAGCTCGACCATGTGCAAATCGACCGGCTTTCCTTCGGTCCGGATGGCCAGCACGGCTTCCACGCAGACATCCGTCAGCAAATCCGCCAGCTGCGGATGAACCTTGGTCCTGAGCGATGTGCGGGCAATATTCAACAAACCCTCCCGGTTGATCTCAATCGGATGAGCCATCTGGTCCAGAATCTGCAGAGCCTGCTGACGAGCCTGGTCATAGCCTTCGGCCAAGATACGTGGATGCAATCCGTCGGAAATGTACAGATCCGCCTGCTTCAGCAACTCTCCGATGAGCAACACAGTGGAAGTGGTTCCATCA contains:
- the LOC109427321 gene encoding T-complex protein 1 subunit zeta, translating into MASISLLNPKAEFARAAQALAVNIGAAKGIQDVMKTNLGPKGTMKMLVSGAGDIKITKDGNVLLHEMQIQHPTASLIARASTAQDDMTGDGTTSTVLLIGELLKQADLYISDGLHPRILAEGYDQARQQALQILDQMAHPIEINREGLLNIARTSLRTKVHPQLADLLTDVCVEAVLAIRTEGKPVDLHMVELMEMQHKSATDTQLVKGIVMDHGSRHPDMPKRLENAFILTCNVSMEYEKSEVNSGFFYKTAEEREKFVLAEREFIEERVKKVIELKRKVCEGTDKTFVVINQKGIDPMSLDMLAKEGIMALRRAKRRNMERLALACGGIAMNSFDNMDESCLGFAGLVYEHVLGENKFTFVEECKNPLSVTILMKGPNKYTLTQIKDAVRDGLRSINNAVEDKKLVPGAGAFEVRCHNKLKDYAKDVKGKTRLAIQAYADALLVIPKVLATNSGYDAQDTIVRLQEESRLSEDPIGLDLSTGEPMKPVDLGVFDNYIVKKQILNSCTVIASNLLLVDEIMRAGMSSLKG